A segment of the Lathamus discolor isolate bLatDis1 chromosome 9, bLatDis1.hap1, whole genome shotgun sequence genome:
ATGGGTGACTAACACCCTGCTGAATTGGGGTTTACTGGTGCTGGTCAGGAAAGAACATTCTGTTTTGCAGCAACAGCAACTGCCAAAGACCTACAGTGTCTCTCCTAGAGATGATCAGAACATTCAGAGGATCACAGTTCCTCTGGCTGTGTTCTAGATCAGCTATTCTGGCCCATGCTTGCAACACAAATGTTCTATGTAGGAACTCGAAGGGTTCTGTTACCTGCATCTTTCCTGGCTTTCTGACCTGGTGGTTACGCCTTTTAACCACTTTTCTGCAATAAAGTCAGCTACCAGCTGCCTGCATTCCCCACCCCTTCTTAGTGATATTTTTCCTGTGGGGTTTACTCATTCTAGCACTTTTCACTCCAAAAACATGTCTGGACATGCTAGGAATCTCTCTTCAttgagaaaagcagcaagagagGAGTGGGACATGCCATTAGGGCTGTCAGGGTGCTCCAGTCTCTCACTATCCTCCCCTCCAGCAGGCCAGAGGACCTGGGTGCTGGTGACTGACACCAAGCCTGCTCCCTGGGCAGTGGAAGGGCAAGGTCTGGTCCGGTGCTGCTGGACGAGCATGCTCTGGACACTCACCAGGTCGATGAGGTGTGTGGTGACAGAGCAGTCGGGGATGCGGATGGCGACACTCTGAGGGGTACCCACGTATTTAGCAGAGTCCTTCATCCCCAGGAAGTCCACCCATTCACCTGCATGAGGAAGAGCCACCACACTTACGGATGTACATCACTGCGATCACAAAGATCGTGCCAGAAATACCACCATGGAGCATGTGGCATTGCAGGGATGCGACTCCAGTTGGAGTTTCAAAGCTCTCCAGGACAGCCTGGAAGTAACAGCATTTCCTCACCTCTGGGAACCACCAAGCTAATAGGAGATGGCCAGGCAGCCTCCATGAAGTCCCAGAGGAGGGGACTGAACAAATGCTTTGCAGGTTCCAGTTGCTTTAGGCTAGAAATCCAGAGTGACATGGGGCGATCCTGAGCCTGGCGCTTGGACCTGGAAAGGACATGAGAGAAATGAGCCTGGAAGTAAGATGGGGATTGATTTTCAAGCTGGAAAGGAAACTGTGTAAAGACAAGTGTGTAGGCTCTGCCCCACGTCACCGGTCTGTAGTAAAAGTAGGACTGTTCAATAGACAACCTGACAGGAAAGGACATTAGTGACTATTGCCAACCTGGGATGCCTGCTCCAGTTCAAGGTTTAAGCTTCTTACACAGTGATGGATAGAAGTTCCAGCTGTCCAAGTTGTAAGTAAAGTGCACCAACACAAGGGGTCCTGTCTGCTTACAGAAGCACAGCTAGAGGCATTTGTTTAACATGAGAGGCATTTTGCTTGTGACAGTTTATACCTACGAATAGGCATACCCGCCACTTTTTTGGGTTTCCTTGTGATATCCAAGCTACCAGGGTCCATCACCTGCCTCAGTCTCCTAGAAGACAACTGCAGCTCAATTGTCTCCTTTCCTCATTCACATCTTCTCCCTCAGGCTCCTCACCTCGTTGTTCCCATGAAGGGTAAGCTATGCATCTCATATCTCGGCGGCTGCTGTAGCCACtactcagcagcagctctaagCCTTAGAGGTTTCTTCCGACAAGCCAAGGAAGCCCTCACTGGGGCAGCAAGACAAGTACTTACTGGTGAGCTTTCTCCACGGCATCAGGGCGGTTACAGGCAGCCACAAGCACATAGACAGTATCTGTGGGGATGCCGCAAGTCCCTCCGTTCTTCAGGATATCTGTTGGCATGTGAACAGGGCAGAACCCCTTGAGTGACTAGAAGTGAAGGGCTGTAATTCACGGAAGAGCTGTCACAGACAATACAGCCAATTCGGTGCTCTCATCTCCTGCTCCCAACTAACAAAGCTTTTCCTCTGACAGTGCATTTTCTAGCATTCATCCAAGAGGAGAGCTGGCATTTAGGGGAGTTCTGGGCCACGTTCATCAGGGCCAGAAGAAATTCAGCCCTGTGGAGAGAGCAAGCACCATGCGTTTGCCCTGCTTTCTCTGTACAAAGCTTCCAgtggcagccccagcctggagGATTCATGTATCTCAGGTTGGATGAGCAGATCGTAGAATCATGaagtcccagactggtttgggttgaagggaccttaaagctcttcccaTTCCAACCTccttccactgaagcagcttgctccaagccctggtgtccaacctggccttgaacactgccagggatggggcagccacagcttctctgggcatcctgtacCACTGCCGCAGCACCTTCATGATGCAGGACAGACAGCAGCAAATCCACTGCTAAACCCAGCTCCTACAAAGGAATTGATCCTATTTCTCCCCTGGTGTCTTTAGCTTCTAATGAATCTGGTAACTTGGCCCACTTCATCAAAATGTCATCAGATTATCCTGGTTTCCACATCTGGACTGAGCAATGTCCTTTTAATAGTGTTCTGCTACAGAACCTCCCAGAATTTACCCCCCTACCCCACATTACACCCTATGTATTTCTCTTACCTGCAATTCTCTTGACTGAGGAAGCTTTCCTGGCAGGCAGGTGAAGGCACTTGGTCATTCCTCCCCCTACACTACTAAGCTTCACAATGGGTCTACCCATTGGTAAGCAGGAACCCTCAAAGATGCTGTTGCAAAGGGCAGACAGGAAGCAGTAAAAGCTGACCAGACCAAAGAtgagagtggcagcaatgtcaTAGCCAGCTGGAAGAGCATGGATGGCATCCAGCAAGAAGCTGACGGTGATGAGGAAGAAGGTGAGGGAGTAAAAGAACCAGGCGATGTTTAAGAAGAGTGTGCAGAAGACAATGAAGCCATTGAAGAGCATGAAAGCAATGATGCCTACTGCTGTGTGGAAGCTTCTGGTAGTGCCATAGAGGCCGGCATATCTTGTCAAGCCCCAGACGATCCACATGACAGCATAGAGAATGAAGGCACTGCTCTCCAGGGTTTTACCCCGGGCAAAGGCCACTGAGCCACCTAGGAGCTTCAGGATCCCACCAGCTACCACTACCCATGGAATTACAACAGTAGCAAGCGGAGCCTGTGGGTCCCCTGTCATTGTGATAGCAAAAGAAGCGAGGACACTGCATGCATAGCCAAGTACTTCTGCATCCGCATACTTGGAATACCCTAGGTAGGGAGCATGAAGGTCTGGCCCTTCACAAAGCTTCAGGAAAGAGCTGCGAGCAAGCAGGGCCTTCATAGCCCCCTTCCCTGTTGGGATCTTGGCGCTTGCTTTTGCATTGTACAGATGAATGAGAGTCATCAAGGCTGAGGCCACAAAGATGGCCACATCCACGCCTTGGGGTCCACCTTCAAAGAACCCCTTGGGGCAGCAAGCTAATGCAATGCAGTAGGCCACATAAACCTGCAAATAGAGGCCATCCACTGGGCTCTTCAGAGtaaggaaaagagccaggacagCAAAAAGAATTGCAAAAACCACCAGGAATGGTGTAGGGAAAGATGGCTCCTCCGGCTGCCAGGCTGGGTACAGAAGGGAATAGCCCCCAGCCACTTTCAGGATGGAAGTGAAACCAAAGAATGTAGCCATAAGCACATCCCTGGCACGGTATGATAAGATGCAGATGCCGATCTGGTAGATCCCAGCTGCCCACAGCCAGGGCACCTGACCAATAAAGAGTTTGCCAGTGACGCCCAGGAGCCTGCAGCCAAAGACACTGGCAGGCAGCATGTTCAGGATGAGGCCCGTGACTGCAAAGGGATTCACGCTACCACTGGAGGGTTGGATCTGTTCATGGCTCTTTTTCTTGGCCAGATCTGTGCCAGGGAGGGCAGCTTTCTCTTTGGTTAGGAAATAGAGAATCCTGCCCAGAGCAAAGTAGCCACCAACCAAGCAGACAACCATATAATTGCAAGCCACAGCAGAGGAACCGAAAGCTGGGCTGTAATGCATGGCAACTTCATGAGCACCGGCAAGTGAGACAGCAGAAGCAATCATAGCTAGGATGACCTCTCTGCACAGGAAGCCCACCGCTGCAATAATGAGGAGTGCCAAAGTAAAGGTGACCAGGCCTGGAACCACGGCATTGCGGAAACTGCCAGCGTCCTTCAAAACTCCTTGTCCTTCCAGGATGAAGACCACTCCATAGCCACACCAGAACACTGAGATGGTCAGGCAGAGGGACAGGAGCAGGGAGGCATTTCTTAGGCTTCTCCAAATTCCTGCGAAACAAACAATAATGGAGACAGACTGTGATTTTGAGACAGTAGGTTACGCTATAGGAACATGGTGTGTTGGAAGCATCGTCACTATGCTAACATGGAGCTGCACAGGTCCTGCATGATGCTAGACAGAGCTATCATGAGTCTGGGTAGGTCTGCACCATTACACTGTGTAGACATGACTGTAAAGACTCCGTCAGCACAACACTTTGCGTTCATGAGGATGCCTGACGGGAGCTCATCACTCCAAGTTCACAGGGAGAAACAACTCAGCATTCATTCCGAAGTGCAGACTTTGTTATAGCCAGTGATTTTTTCTCTCACATAAGCAGTTCTTTTGGCATTTGCACATTTGCCAGTTCAATCCATGGAAGCCTGGGATCCTGGGAACTGTTTTTAGAGAAAACATGTATTCAGTCTGCTGAAACCCTTGGAGATGCTGGTAAAGCTCTTGGTCAGAGCTAACATGGATTTCTTTGGCTGTCTATGGAAGAAAAATCTGCTGTGCTGACACACCCTGCTAGCAGAATGAAGGGGGTTGTGACAAGACTGCTGTGGTATGCACAACCCTGTTGGAAAGCAGACCAAGTACATGCAAAGCTATAGCAGGGGGAGGCCTTGGAGCTGG
Coding sequences within it:
- the LOC136019542 gene encoding uncharacterized protein LOC136019542, translating into MADRKPESLHSSIGLLGISAGALLLAVHFYSLPRAAPLIPSTALGVLLLVLSSLLAYAGIWRSLRNASLLLSLCLTISVFWCGYGVVFILEGQGVLKDAGSFRNAVVPGLVTFTLALLIIAAVGFLCREVILAMIASAVSLAGAHEVAMHYSPAFGSSAVACNYMVVCLVGGYFALGRILYFLTKEKAALPGTDLAKKKSHEQIQPSSGSVNPFAVTGLILNMLPASVFGCRLLGVTGKLFIGQVPWLWAAGIYQIGICILSYRARDVLMATFFGFTSILKVAGGYSLLYPAWQPEEPSFPTPFLVVFAILFAVLALFLTLKSPVDGLYLQVYVAYCIALACCPKGFFEGGPQGVDVAIFVASALMTLIHLYNAKASAKIPTGKGAMKALLARSSFLKLCEGPDLHAPYLGYSKYADAEVLGYACSVLASFAITMTGDPQAPLATVVIPWVVVAGGILKLLGGSVAFARGKTLESSAFILYAVMWIVWGLTRYAGLYGTTRSFHTAVGIIAFMLFNGFIVFCTLFLNIAWFFYSLTFFLITVSFLLDAIHALPAGYDIAATLIFGLVSFYCFLSALCNSIFEGSCLPMGRPIVKLSSVGGGMTKCLHLPARKASSVKRIADILKNGGTCGIPTDTVYVLVAACNRPDAVEKAHQSKRQAQDRPMSLWISSLKQLEPAKHLFSPLLWDFMEAAWPSPISLVVPRGEWVDFLGMKDSAKYVGTPQSVAIRIPDCSVTTHLIDLVGPIVVTSANPTGEADTTHHNQVYAKLGDKVDAVLCDGPSPENIASTVVDCTKIDNGNIGFFRVGIIPKSQVLQILEQVQKKHALVPNSGPCTTKGHAEHGNRGHAVHNGVGSAALEEAAPVQPRDDGWENHTRL